The following proteins are co-located in the Microcystis wesenbergii NRERC-220 genome:
- the cax gene encoding calcium/proton exchanger, producing MLSKNTIFAILLIFVPLSIAGSLLHWGGTVVFITACLAIIPLAAYMGEATEAIAVVVGPNIGGLMNATFGNATELILAYVALREGFIDVVKATITGSIIGNLLLVMGLSMFLGGLRFKEQEFQPITARLNASAMNLAVVALLLPTAVQFTSTGVGEAVLQRLSVAVAAVLIFVYGLSLLFSMKTHTYLYDVGVAGIEEESTGESTARPKIWFWSLILLIVTIAVAVESELLVASLEEATEQLGLTALFTGVILLPIIGNAAEHATAVTVALKNKMDLSVSVAVGSSMQIALFVAPVLVIMGYIIGQPMDLNFNPFELVAVAVAVWLANSISSDGRSNWLEGMLLLATYTILALAFFFHPLTA from the coding sequence ATGTTAAGCAAAAATACCATTTTCGCCATCTTATTGATTTTTGTGCCGCTATCGATCGCCGGTTCGCTGTTACACTGGGGCGGAACGGTAGTTTTTATCACCGCTTGTCTAGCTATTATCCCCCTAGCGGCCTATATGGGGGAAGCCACGGAAGCGATTGCGGTGGTGGTTGGGCCAAATATTGGCGGTTTGATGAATGCTACTTTTGGCAATGCCACAGAATTAATTCTTGCCTATGTCGCTTTGCGGGAAGGGTTCATCGATGTGGTAAAAGCGACGATTACTGGCTCAATTATCGGTAATTTACTCTTAGTTATGGGATTATCGATGTTTTTAGGCGGTTTACGCTTCAAAGAACAGGAATTTCAACCGATAACCGCCCGTTTAAATGCTTCAGCCATGAATTTGGCGGTGGTGGCACTCCTTTTACCCACTGCCGTGCAATTTACCTCCACGGGAGTCGGGGAAGCAGTCCTGCAGCGTCTATCCGTGGCCGTGGCAGCGGTGTTAATTTTCGTCTATGGTTTAAGTCTCTTATTTTCCATGAAAACCCACACCTATCTCTATGATGTCGGGGTTGCCGGTATCGAGGAGGAAAGTACCGGAGAAAGCACCGCAAGGCCGAAAATCTGGTTTTGGTCTTTGATTTTATTGATCGTTACCATCGCCGTGGCCGTAGAATCGGAGTTGTTGGTGGCATCCCTAGAGGAGGCTACGGAACAGCTAGGTTTAACGGCGCTGTTTACCGGGGTGATTCTTTTGCCTATTATCGGTAATGCGGCCGAACACGCTACGGCTGTCACCGTCGCCCTTAAGAATAAAATGGATCTATCGGTATCTGTGGCCGTTGGTTCCAGTATGCAGATCGCCCTGTTTGTGGCTCCGGTTTTGGTTATCATGGGTTATATTATCGGTCAGCCCATGGATCTAAATTTTAATCCCTTTGAGTTGGTGGCAGTGGCTGTAGCGGTGTGGTTGGCTAATTCGATTAGTAGTGATGGGCGATCGAATTGGTTAGAGGGAATGTTACTCTTAGCTACATATACTATTCTGGCCTTGGCTTTCTTTTTCCATCCTCTCACCGCTTAA
- a CDS encoding YdcF family protein gives MVLKANSRRKKRVSLKAKLGKSRLKWLAIPLILAILGWLYHDLRYRWVKPEAIFVLGGHADRERFAAKLAKEYPDLPIWVSSGSPRGYVKKIFKKAGIPLERLHLDYNARDTVTNFTSLADQLKAQGIDSVYLVTSDNHMRRARLVGEIVFGSRGIVIKPVTVPSQSHPEPLEKSLRDGFRAILWIITGSTGEFWLESDSSSHLRSK, from the coding sequence ATGGTTCTCAAGGCTAATTCTCGCAGAAAAAAGCGAGTTTCTCTGAAAGCGAAGTTAGGCAAATCTAGGTTAAAATGGCTGGCTATTCCGCTAATTTTGGCGATTTTAGGCTGGTTATACCACGATTTACGTTACCGGTGGGTAAAACCGGAAGCGATTTTTGTTTTGGGAGGTCATGCTGATCGAGAACGTTTTGCGGCAAAATTAGCGAAGGAATATCCTGATCTACCGATTTGGGTGTCTTCCGGTAGTCCGCGAGGATATGTGAAAAAGATTTTTAAAAAAGCGGGAATTCCCCTAGAACGTCTCCATCTCGATTACAATGCGCGAGATACTGTCACTAACTTTACTAGCCTAGCCGATCAACTGAAAGCCCAAGGTATTGATAGTGTCTATCTAGTCACTTCCGATAATCACATGAGAAGGGCGCGATTAGTGGGAGAAATTGTTTTTGGTAGTCGTGGAATCGTGATTAAACCGGTGACTGTTCCCTCCCAATCACACCCCGAACCCCTAGAAAAGTCGCTCAGAGACGGTTTTAGGGCAATATTATGGATAATAACCGGTTCTACCGGGGAATTTTGGCTAGAATCCGATTCTAGTTCCCATCTCCGATCAAAATAA
- a CDS encoding site-2 protease family protein, with protein sequence MEMWLLLGILGGFTYFIVKRSVAKITTTPIWLIWLVLMTPALIWTGWTLIYGEDTPMPAFLLFGPFVICPFLYWWLVQKGRVTPQESPPSPLETANLVLENIDNPAPKNNLKPITAAEEKSLRDCFPWGVYYLQNIDYRPQAILCRGKLRAVPEEAYQVIKNNVEKVFGDRFLLLFQESFQGQPFFALVANPWQQKTETIETEKVTRPLLALGLLLLTLLTTTVIGAGLSGITAQQLENNSSLLLQGLPYSLGLIAILGLHEFSHYLTAVKYKIKTTLPYFIPFPFFLGTFGAFIQMRSPVPTRKALFDVAVAGPLGGIIIAIPLLFWGLSLSEIVPLTNQSSLLNFQALNPQFSFLLSIVAKLAFGSDLIAGKAIHLHPLAVAGYVGIIVTALNLMPVGQLDGGHIVHAMYGQKTAIIIGQLTRLFMFILALVQPDFLLWAIILLLMPVSDQPALNDVTELDNKRDLLGLFSLALLLSILLPLPEAVARWWGM encoded by the coding sequence ATGGAAATGTGGTTGTTATTAGGGATTCTGGGCGGTTTCACCTATTTTATCGTCAAGCGTAGCGTGGCCAAAATCACGACAACACCAATATGGTTAATTTGGTTAGTCCTGATGACTCCGGCTCTTATTTGGACCGGCTGGACGTTAATCTATGGAGAGGATACCCCCATGCCGGCATTTTTGCTGTTCGGTCCCTTTGTGATCTGCCCTTTCTTGTACTGGTGGTTAGTACAAAAGGGTCGAGTTACTCCCCAAGAAAGCCCCCCATCACCACTGGAAACAGCGAATTTAGTCCTAGAAAATATCGATAATCCTGCGCCTAAAAATAATTTAAAACCGATCACTGCCGCAGAGGAAAAATCCCTAAGAGATTGTTTTCCTTGGGGTGTTTATTATCTGCAAAATATCGATTATCGTCCCCAGGCAATTCTCTGTCGGGGGAAATTGCGGGCGGTTCCCGAAGAAGCTTATCAAGTGATTAAAAACAATGTGGAAAAGGTTTTTGGGGATCGCTTTTTATTGCTTTTCCAAGAAAGTTTTCAGGGACAACCTTTTTTCGCTCTTGTGGCTAATCCCTGGCAGCAAAAAACAGAAACTATAGAAACTGAAAAAGTTACTCGCCCCCTTCTTGCCCTGGGTTTATTGTTATTAACTCTCTTAACTACCACGGTCATCGGTGCGGGATTAAGTGGCATTACCGCCCAACAATTAGAAAATAATTCTAGTTTATTATTGCAAGGTTTACCCTATAGTTTAGGCTTAATTGCTATTTTAGGACTGCACGAATTTAGCCATTATTTGACAGCAGTTAAATATAAAATTAAAACTACCTTGCCCTATTTTATCCCCTTTCCTTTCTTCCTAGGCACCTTCGGGGCTTTTATTCAAATGCGATCGCCTGTACCCACCCGTAAAGCTTTATTTGATGTGGCAGTGGCCGGTCCTTTGGGGGGTATAATTATCGCTATTCCTCTACTGTTTTGGGGATTGTCCCTCTCGGAAATAGTTCCCCTAACCAATCAAAGCAGTTTATTAAATTTTCAGGCCTTAAATCCGCAGTTTTCTTTTCTCTTGTCTATCGTAGCTAAACTAGCCTTCGGCAGTGATTTAATCGCAGGAAAAGCCATCCATTTACATCCTTTAGCGGTGGCAGGTTATGTGGGAATTATCGTTACAGCCCTAAATTTAATGCCTGTGGGTCAATTGGATGGTGGTCATATTGTTCACGCCATGTATGGGCAGAAAACCGCCATAATTATCGGTCAATTAACTCGATTATTCATGTTTATTTTAGCCCTAGTGCAACCAGATTTTTTACTCTGGGCGATTATTCTCTTATTAATGCCGGTCAGCGATCAACCGGCTTTAAATGATGTGACGGAATTGGATAATAAACGAGATTTATTAGGCCTATTTTCCCTGGCTTTGTTATTAAGTATTTTGCTGCCCCTTCCCGAAGCGGTGGCCCGTTGGTGGGGGATGTAA
- a CDS encoding MBL fold metallo-hydrolase, translating to MRSETESSPLEVSKTTKPPRLILEGLYAFSPNRETLGGTSYLIVENTGNILVDCPSCEESERDFLLEKGVRYLFFTHRGGQGKQGDSLQSLLDCEIILQEQEAYLLPHRQITVFQQQIQLSPTCSGFWTPGHSPGSSCLYWNRHGGVLFTGRHLLPDTKGQPQPLQTAKTFHWLRQLRSQQAILDRFSPETLSYLCPGANTGFLRGRGIIDRAYEKISANPLN from the coding sequence ATGCGATCGGAAACCGAATCGTCTCCTTTAGAGGTTAGCAAAACCACAAAACCCCCCCGATTAATTCTAGAAGGTTTATACGCTTTCTCGCCTAATCGGGAAACCCTAGGGGGAACCTCTTATCTTATTGTAGAAAATACCGGCAATATTCTGGTGGATTGTCCTAGCTGTGAGGAGAGCGAGCGAGATTTTCTCCTAGAAAAGGGTGTCCGTTACCTATTTTTTACCCATCGCGGGGGTCAGGGTAAACAGGGCGATTCTCTGCAAAGTTTACTTGATTGTGAGATTATTCTACAGGAACAGGAAGCCTATCTGCTTCCTCACCGTCAAATTACCGTTTTTCAGCAGCAAATCCAGTTATCTCCCACTTGTAGCGGTTTTTGGACTCCCGGCCATTCTCCCGGTTCCTCCTGTCTCTACTGGAACCGTCACGGGGGGGTTTTATTTACTGGTCGTCATCTTCTCCCCGACACTAAGGGTCAACCGCAACCCCTACAGACTGCGAAAACTTTCCACTGGCTGCGGCAATTGCGATCGCAACAGGCCATTTTAGACCGTTTTAGTCCGGAAACCCTCTCCTATCTTTGTCCGGGGGCTAATACCGGCTTTTTGCGTGGTCGGGGAATTATCGATCGCGCCTACGAAAAAATCAGCGCCAATCCTCTTAACTAA